Proteins from a single region of Macrotis lagotis isolate mMagLag1 chromosome 2, bilby.v1.9.chrom.fasta, whole genome shotgun sequence:
- the RNF227 gene encoding RING finger protein 227 has translation MRPLWRSPSVPERGELDCGICYRPYDLQGRAPRRLPGPAPRRCGHTLCTACLRELAARGPGGRAARAVRLRLRLRRGVTCPFCRAASRVPRGGVSRLPLDPQLWALLKEKERAQAAARSPGAEARAASETAEAGGPRGPGPWAAAWRTLLGLWDKATSRRRRPLPGNVLYCCPQSKTLTTCYVL, from the exons ATGCGGCCGCTGTGGAGAAGCCCTTCGGTTCCGGAGCGGGGCGAGCTGGACTGCGGCATCTGCTACCGGCCCTACGACCTGCAGGGCCGGGCGCCGCGCCGCCTGCCCGGGCCCGCGCCGCGCCGCTGCGGCCACACGCTCTGCACCGCCTGCCTGCGGGAGCTGGCGGCGCGGGGCCCCGGCGGCCGCGCGGCCCGGGCGGTGCGCCTGCGCCTGCGCCTGCGCCGCGGGGTCACCTGCCCCTTCTGCCGCGCGGCCTCGCGCGTGCCCCGCGGCGGCGTCTCCCGCCTGCCGCTCGACCCGCAGCTGTGGGCTCTCCTGAAGGAGAAGGAGCGGGCGCAGGCCGCGGCCCGGAGCCCGGGGGCCGAAGCCCGGGCCGCCTCGGAGACCGCGGAGGCCGGAGGCCCGCGGGGCCCGGGGCCTTGGGCGGCGGCGTGGAGGACGCTGCTGGGGCTGTGGGACAAAGCCACGAGCCGGCGGCGGCGCCCGTTACCTGGCAACG TGCTCTACTGCTGTCCACAGAGCAAAACCCTTACAACCTGTTACGTGCTTTGA